The following are from one region of the Melioribacteraceae bacterium 4301-Me genome:
- a CDS encoding amylo-alpha-1,6-glucosidase — MKLILRLNGLIILFFLARFFVENQILAKQSFHIQEKRIDSLNVSLRVGFLCDSIDSKEIQATYNFLLNVKNFRAVKITFNQIKDNPQILKTFNVLWYHRPDSSALSNIETDSIFITNLTNYIRQGGGLFLTLDAIKLLIPLGLEKQEPQVKYANAVDEGYGRKLGLHSFRSHPVFEGLNGGAYIWAPLKDMIVRQLGYFNNIIPQGNVVAVDWAYITLKEESKLMLEYNLGKGKILAVGAYTYYQPKNQNRKQLELFTKNCLNYLSGMKDNERVRYWSYKPLTVEQFSHTSSKIKINPAENWSRNEISLMFTARFASDNQWDIGGKRILIMGKEKGGIEEVWTHPFMALRDYTVGVQFSYSDSIYWFNDQVPQIEVRPESFTRIYKFPRAYITEIITSDVDNPIGIVHYEYRGVYPAKLIVIFKSNLRFMWPYSHKALGSIYYTWDEGLNAFVVKNETNEFYSIVGGSGVPHRKLYGRFDKFNKDGKEFKGELTDKLQAACLLEFSLKMNDNLNVFVSGTNEGLEKAVGYYKDAFSAKLIYEKAAKYYKDFLSKSLMITTPDDNFNTGYKWALIGTERFFVNTPGIGKSLVAGYSTTAHGWNGNQQVSGRPGYAWYFGRDGQWSSMAILDYGDFQKVKDVLNTYQEYQDVNGKIFHELTTSGVVHYDAADATPLYVILAGKYLKFSGDVNFIKSSWTHIKSAMDFMFSTDTDGDHLIENTNVGHGWVEGGELYGAKTTFYLAGCWSAALDAARYIAATLGYSEEAEKYEQEHQIVQQIINNSFWNTETNFFNYGLLQNNTYNTQETAMPSVPIYFEGIDSSKAYKVIDTYAGNNFTADWGVRIIGQDNPLFNPRGYHYGSIWPLFTGWTSLAEYKYGNFLQGFNHIMNNLNVYKNWNLGFVEEVLNGEQYLPSGVCSHQCWSETMVLQPILEGMLGLNANALNNKLILSPKLPANWDFINVKNIKLGNHSLNFKMEKTSDKIIYSFEHFGNNNLEIEFIPYLPKGTQIEKILIGGKEISVKKYFGRQEDFVKLFLNVNKNLYVEIFYSEGISALPIITNPKVGDYSEGFRIISTNYSGNYYSIKVEGKPKSEGTLEIFCPANNISSIINGNLVSVKKNIYNVKVVFDEKQSRYVDKEVKIKLKSVTIH, encoded by the coding sequence ATGAAATTAATACTTCGTTTAAATGGCTTAATTATTTTATTCTTTCTTGCTCGATTTTTTGTCGAAAATCAAATTTTAGCAAAGCAATCTTTTCATATCCAAGAGAAAAGAATTGACTCGTTAAATGTTAGTTTAAGAGTTGGGTTTCTTTGTGATTCTATTGATTCCAAAGAAATACAAGCGACTTATAATTTCCTCTTAAATGTGAAGAATTTCCGCGCTGTTAAGATTACGTTCAATCAAATAAAAGATAATCCGCAAATCTTAAAGACATTTAATGTGCTGTGGTATCATCGACCTGATTCCTCAGCACTCTCTAATATTGAAACCGATTCAATCTTTATAACTAATTTAACAAATTATATTCGTCAAGGTGGCGGCTTATTTTTAACTCTCGATGCAATAAAATTATTAATTCCTTTGGGCTTAGAAAAACAAGAACCTCAAGTGAAATATGCAAACGCTGTTGATGAAGGTTACGGCAGAAAATTAGGACTACATTCCTTCCGTTCCCATCCTGTTTTTGAAGGATTAAATGGCGGTGCTTATATCTGGGCACCACTAAAAGATATGATAGTAAGACAACTGGGCTATTTTAACAATATTATTCCACAAGGTAATGTTGTTGCAGTGGATTGGGCTTATATAACATTAAAAGAAGAATCTAAGTTAATGTTAGAATATAATCTTGGCAAAGGAAAAATTTTAGCTGTCGGAGCGTACACTTATTACCAACCCAAAAACCAAAACAGAAAACAACTCGAATTATTTACAAAAAATTGCCTGAATTATTTATCAGGAATGAAAGACAATGAGAGAGTCCGCTATTGGAGTTATAAACCATTGACCGTTGAACAATTCTCTCATACATCTTCAAAAATTAAAATTAATCCCGCAGAAAACTGGAGCCGTAACGAGATCTCACTAATGTTCACTGCACGTTTCGCTTCAGATAATCAGTGGGATATAGGAGGAAAGCGGATTTTAATTATGGGTAAAGAAAAGGGTGGTATAGAAGAAGTTTGGACTCATCCTTTTATGGCTTTAAGAGATTATACGGTTGGTGTTCAATTTTCTTACAGCGATTCAATTTATTGGTTTAATGATCAAGTGCCTCAAATTGAAGTTAGACCAGAATCATTTACTAGAATATATAAATTTCCAAGAGCTTACATTACAGAAATTATTACATCCGATGTTGATAATCCTATAGGAATTGTTCATTATGAATATCGTGGTGTTTATCCGGCTAAGTTGATTGTCATTTTTAAAAGCAATTTGAGATTTATGTGGCCTTACTCTCATAAAGCATTAGGTTCAATATATTATACATGGGATGAAGGTCTAAATGCTTTCGTAGTAAAAAATGAGACGAATGAATTTTATTCTATTGTGGGTGGTAGTGGAGTCCCTCACAGAAAATTATATGGCAGATTCGATAAATTCAATAAGGATGGAAAAGAATTTAAGGGAGAATTAACAGACAAGCTGCAAGCTGCATGTTTATTGGAGTTCAGCTTAAAGATGAATGACAATTTAAATGTTTTTGTTTCGGGCACGAATGAAGGATTAGAAAAAGCTGTAGGGTATTACAAAGATGCTTTTTCAGCAAAATTAATTTATGAAAAGGCAGCAAAATACTATAAAGATTTTCTAAGCAAATCACTTATGATTACAACTCCAGATGACAATTTTAACACTGGTTACAAGTGGGCATTAATTGGTACTGAAAGATTTTTTGTTAATACACCGGGAATTGGAAAATCTTTAGTAGCTGGCTATTCAACTACAGCACACGGATGGAACGGGAATCAACAAGTAAGCGGGCGACCAGGATACGCTTGGTATTTTGGCCGCGACGGGCAATGGAGCAGTATGGCAATTTTAGATTATGGTGATTTTCAAAAGGTTAAAGATGTGTTGAATACTTATCAAGAGTACCAAGATGTAAATGGGAAAATTTTTCATGAACTAACAACAAGCGGTGTTGTTCACTATGACGCTGCCGATGCAACTCCACTTTACGTAATACTTGCAGGAAAATATTTGAAATTCTCTGGCGATGTGAATTTTATTAAATCTAGTTGGACTCATATAAAAAGCGCAATGGACTTCATGTTTTCTACGGATACCGATGGAGATCATTTAATTGAAAATACAAATGTTGGTCATGGATGGGTTGAAGGCGGGGAACTTTACGGCGCTAAAACCACTTTCTATTTGGCCGGGTGCTGGTCAGCAGCTCTTGATGCTGCTCGATATATAGCCGCAACTCTTGGATACTCAGAAGAAGCTGAAAAGTATGAACAAGAGCATCAAATAGTTCAACAGATTATTAATAATAGCTTTTGGAATACAGAAACAAATTTCTTCAATTACGGCTTATTGCAAAACAATACTTACAACACGCAAGAAACTGCCATGCCTTCCGTGCCAATTTATTTTGAAGGTATCGATAGCTCAAAAGCCTATAAAGTTATTGATACCTATGCTGGAAATAATTTTACTGCCGACTGGGGAGTGCGCATAATTGGCCAAGATAATCCATTATTCAACCCGCGTGGTTATCATTATGGCAGCATTTGGCCATTGTTTACAGGATGGACTTCTCTAGCAGAATATAAGTATGGGAATTTTCTTCAAGGATTTAATCATATAATGAATAATCTAAATGTTTATAAAAATTGGAACCTCGGTTTTGTTGAAGAAGTCCTAAATGGTGAACAGTATCTTCCTTCTGGAGTTTGTTCTCATCAATGCTGGTCCGAAACAATGGTGCTCCAACCAATTCTTGAAGGAATGCTCGGTCTAAATGCTAATGCTCTGAACAATAAATTAATTTTGTCACCAAAACTCCCAGCCAACTGGGATTTCATAAATGTAAAAAATATTAAGTTAGGTAATCATTCACTTAACTTTAAAATGGAGAAAACCTCAGATAAAATTATTTATTCCTTCGAGCATTTTGGAAATAATAACCTTGAGATAGAATTTATTCCATATTTGCCAAAAGGAACTCAAATCGAAAAAATTTTAATTGGCGGTAAGGAAATTTCAGTTAAAAAATACTTTGGACGACAAGAAGATTTTGTAAAACTTTTTTTGAATGTCAATAAAAATTTGTATGTGGAAATTTTTTATTCGGAGGGAATCTCCGCTCTGCCGATAATAACTAATCCGAAAGTTGGCGACTACTCAGAAGGCTTTAGAATTATTTCAACTAATTATTCTGGCAACTATTACTCAATAAAAGTTGAAGGCAAACCAAAAAGTGAAGGGACATTAGAAATATTTTGTCCCGCTAATAATATTAGTTCAATCATAAACGGAAATTTAGTTTCAGTCAAAAAAAATATTTATAACGTAAAAGTTGTGTTCGACGAAAAACAAAGCAGATATGTCGATAAAGAAGTAAAAATAAAATTAAAGTCAGTGACTATTCACTAA
- a CDS encoding PorV/PorQ family protein yields MIHRGIIIFIMIPLLTYAQYQRPGSTDAQFLKIGVSPRGTAMGDAYISVVEGAEATYYNAAELPWIKGTDIVFNHNFWFAGINHDFVAATHSFEELGTFGLSVTALYTDEMKVRTPLQPDGTGETFYAGNYRFGLSYARFFTDRVTIGATISYINLSLYKDFKADAVSVDIATMYTSDFRGFKFAMAITNFGSNVKFVNESYPLPTAFTFGASINAIENENQKVILSFSALKPNDGKPLSQVGIEWNFHNQFFARGGYKINYDVATFTFGGGVKFSISNINTRFDYSYSSFGLLGVAHRIGIGINLE; encoded by the coding sequence ATGATTCACAGAGGTATAATAATATTTATAATGATTCCTCTACTTACTTATGCACAATATCAGCGTCCAGGCAGCACTGATGCCCAATTTTTAAAGATTGGCGTAAGTCCTCGTGGTACAGCTATGGGAGATGCTTATATTTCTGTAGTGGAAGGAGCTGAAGCAACTTATTATAATGCAGCAGAATTGCCTTGGATAAAGGGCACTGATATTGTCTTTAATCATAATTTTTGGTTTGCTGGTATTAATCACGATTTTGTTGCTGCTACACATTCATTTGAAGAACTTGGAACTTTTGGGTTGTCTGTAACTGCTTTGTATACAGATGAAATGAAAGTAAGAACCCCGCTTCAACCTGATGGAACTGGAGAAACTTTTTATGCTGGGAATTATAGATTTGGATTAAGTTATGCAAGATTTTTTACTGACCGTGTTACCATTGGTGCAACAATTAGTTATATAAATCTCTCTTTATATAAAGATTTTAAAGCTGATGCTGTTTCAGTTGATATTGCAACTATGTATACATCAGACTTTCGTGGGTTTAAATTCGCTATGGCAATCACTAATTTTGGTTCGAATGTGAAATTTGTAAACGAATCCTACCCACTTCCAACGGCTTTTACTTTTGGTGCGTCAATTAATGCTATTGAAAACGAAAATCAGAAGGTTATACTTAGCTTTTCTGCCTTGAAACCGAACGATGGAAAACCCCTCTCTCAAGTAGGAATTGAATGGAATTTTCATAATCAATTTTTTGCAAGAGGTGGGTATAAAATTAACTATGATGTGGCAACTTTTACTTTTGGAGGGGGTGTAAAGTTTAGCATATCTAATATTAATACGCGATTTGATTATTCTTATAGCAGCTTTGGACTACTTGGTGTTGCACACAGAATTGGGATTGGGATAAATCTTGAATAA
- a CDS encoding glycoside hydrolase family 172 protein, whose amino-acid sequence MIFNKKPGWNFFALITVMLLLNLPYKAQSQIEKLLSPSSLPFLKDSKLVEISSFDTTGGNNDRISIKEGETATIANIKGPGLITRIWVTIDSRDPYFLRRLLIKMYWDGEKNPSVEVPIGDFFGTGFKYKQYVSEFTGMTSGGYYCYFPMPFQKSAKIEVVNQTGMEVYAFYYQIEYQKLKYPLPQNVAYFHAWWNRELKTKSKDNYLILSAKGKGQFVGLNMSMQSYNGQLWYLEGDEMVYVDGEKKPSLNGTGTEDFFTSGWYFNHGEFSAPYHGLIIKDDSAARIAAYRFMVGDQIPFTKSIKFTIEHGTENSEIADYSSTAYWYQKEPHEKFSPMLKPSLRIPLRIAVPNDVIEAETLSVVGNDIETIVEKMDNYGPDWSNFKQLKINLKEKLNGCSITIPTPLDDKYNIDIYYTKAPDYCNVDVLYRREKVGEIFGYDSEVYPAGKITIKGIRSVNNKIILELVNTGRDTNSKGSFVGLDAFKLEPNRTYIPEWYIIGPYPNKQDSKGNRLGLDEIFLPEKEFDTTKTYFGQNNQQISWRLIKTLPNGYFSLYGLVNPNELVVTYALTYVYSPYEQTLPLLFSSDDGSKVFLNDEMIFRFLKINIAQPDQFKIPLHLKKGWNKLLLKIENNLGGYGFYARILDLDNTLVFSPFKKE is encoded by the coding sequence ATGATTTTTAATAAAAAACCAGGTTGGAATTTTTTTGCCTTAATTACTGTCATGCTTTTATTAAATCTGCCTTATAAAGCACAGTCTCAAATAGAAAAACTTTTATCACCATCAAGTTTACCATTCTTAAAAGATAGTAAGTTGGTAGAGATTTCAAGTTTCGATACAACCGGAGGTAATAATGATAGAATTTCTATAAAAGAGGGGGAGACAGCTACTATTGCGAATATTAAAGGACCAGGTCTAATTACCAGAATATGGGTAACAATTGATTCACGTGACCCATACTTTTTAAGAAGATTATTAATAAAAATGTATTGGGACGGTGAAAAAAATCCATCAGTTGAAGTGCCCATTGGGGATTTCTTTGGTACTGGATTTAAATACAAGCAGTATGTCTCTGAGTTTACAGGAATGACTAGCGGAGGATATTATTGCTACTTTCCAATGCCATTTCAAAAATCCGCTAAAATAGAAGTGGTAAATCAAACTGGGATGGAAGTTTATGCCTTTTATTATCAGATAGAATATCAAAAACTTAAATATCCGCTTCCGCAAAACGTTGCATATTTCCATGCATGGTGGAATAGAGAGTTAAAGACTAAGAGTAAAGATAATTACTTAATTCTTAGTGCTAAGGGAAAGGGTCAATTCGTTGGTTTAAACATGAGTATGCAGAGTTATAATGGTCAGCTTTGGTATTTGGAAGGCGATGAAATGGTTTATGTTGACGGTGAAAAAAAACCTTCTCTTAATGGTACAGGTACTGAGGATTTTTTTACTAGTGGTTGGTATTTTAATCATGGCGAATTTTCGGCACCTTATCATGGACTTATTATTAAAGATGATTCTGCTGCAAGAATAGCAGCTTATAGGTTTATGGTTGGAGACCAAATCCCCTTTACCAAATCCATCAAATTTACTATTGAGCACGGTACAGAAAATTCTGAAATAGCTGATTATAGCAGCACCGCGTATTGGTATCAAAAAGAACCGCACGAAAAATTTTCACCCATGCTAAAACCTTCGTTGAGAATTCCTCTTAGAATAGCTGTGCCCAATGACGTAATAGAAGCTGAAACATTAAGTGTTGTTGGGAATGATATTGAAACTATTGTTGAGAAAATGGATAATTATGGACCAGATTGGAGTAATTTTAAACAGCTAAAAATCAACCTAAAAGAAAAATTAAATGGATGTTCAATTACAATTCCTACTCCGCTTGACGATAAGTATAATATAGATATTTACTACACAAAGGCTCCAGATTATTGCAACGTTGACGTCTTGTATAGAAGAGAAAAGGTTGGTGAAATCTTTGGTTATGATTCAGAAGTATACCCAGCAGGTAAGATTACTATAAAAGGAATTAGGTCTGTAAATAACAAAATTATTCTTGAACTTGTTAATACTGGTCGAGATACCAACTCAAAAGGCTCTTTTGTTGGTTTGGATGCGTTTAAACTGGAACCAAATAGAACTTATATTCCTGAATGGTATATTATAGGACCCTATCCAAATAAACAAGATTCAAAAGGAAATAGATTAGGACTTGATGAAATATTCTTGCCCGAAAAAGAATTTGACACTACTAAAACCTACTTTGGGCAAAACAATCAACAGATAAGCTGGAGGCTTATTAAAACTCTTCCAAATGGGTACTTTTCATTATATGGCTTAGTTAATCCAAATGAGTTAGTGGTTACTTATGCCTTGACTTATGTTTATTCTCCTTATGAACAAACCCTACCTTTATTATTTAGTAGTGATGATGGTAGTAAAGTTTTTCTGAACGATGAAATGATTTTTAGATTTCTTAAAATAAACATTGCACAACCAGACCAATTTAAAATCCCATTGCACTTAAAAAAAGGATGGAATAAACTATTATTAAAAATAGAAAATAACTTGGGTGGATATGGCTTTTACGCTAGAATTTTAGATTTAGATAATACTCTAGTTTTTAGCCCTTTTAAAAAAGAATAA
- a CDS encoding T9SS type A sorting domain-containing protein, whose protein sequence is MNRYLKWITKVFIYFFLFSIVAKAQIVIHQKIDIASGIKDSTIEWNSYPEINWNSIDKIFDDNPFTEAGVTNSDTLTITLNFLNTITFSKAKVFFFNDGLWSLESANSLVDLNNKTGSYISLTSGKHFYTFMWDSLEFSPVTVKYLRLSIKNPADTAIHLGELVLEKELKLTSLIITPSPPKVIPGTTLKTSLKVKDEEGNFSDYNLNYPVVYHSSDESIATVDASGNITGVSLGSCVVTVATEDGTLSGKANVQVLSDFTSQRAKTKIVKVALIIQDPIIPQFGNKRLHEKWNWTDPNVMVEQILDEFKKASDSTVIFQIVERHEDQNIFTKIDSSYMTINDLAYYFQDNYHLYTELKNIAETQGRIHYDYNGMIDFYNLDTKRNNGEIDEVWVYAFPFAGMYESILAGPGAFWWNAPPLSHPGLQKTLSIMGWNYERGVAEAMHSVGHRVESAMWHAFGRWDNKAANPNMWELFTRIDKDVPGKANVGNIHFPPNGQSDYDYGNHKVVITYADNWKRYPYLLNQSRQVDCSEWGCSQLGYMRWWFSHLPRYAGVTNGILNDWWYYAIDYYAAVDLAQNTPVVDVGKNDIGEIPMNYELYQNYPNPFNPTTTIRFTIPVQTKVKIVIYDTLGRIVKVLLDEEKMPGTYNLTWDGTNFHNHKVASGVYLYRIITKSFIETKKLILLK, encoded by the coding sequence ATGAATCGATATTTAAAATGGATTACAAAAGTTTTTATTTATTTCTTTTTGTTTAGCATTGTTGCTAAAGCGCAAATTGTAATTCACCAAAAGATAGATATAGCGAGTGGTATTAAGGATAGCACAATTGAATGGAATTCATATCCTGAAATTAATTGGAATTCAATCGACAAAATTTTTGATGACAATCCTTTTACGGAGGCTGGAGTTACCAATAGTGATACATTAACAATCACATTAAATTTTTTGAATACCATTACTTTTTCAAAAGCCAAGGTATTCTTTTTTAATGACGGCTTATGGTCGCTTGAATCAGCAAACAGTTTAGTGGACTTAAATAACAAAACTGGTTCATATATTTCATTAACTTCAGGAAAGCATTTTTATACTTTTATGTGGGACTCATTAGAATTTAGTCCTGTAACAGTTAAGTATTTACGACTCTCCATTAAAAATCCAGCAGATACTGCTATACATTTAGGAGAATTAGTATTAGAAAAAGAATTGAAATTAACAAGTTTGATAATTACTCCCTCCCCACCAAAGGTAATTCCCGGAACTACATTAAAGACTTCTCTAAAAGTTAAAGATGAAGAGGGAAATTTTTCAGATTATAATTTGAATTATCCTGTTGTGTATCATTCTAGCGATGAATCAATAGCAACTGTAGACGCTAGTGGTAACATTACAGGTGTATCTTTAGGTAGTTGTGTAGTTACAGTAGCTACAGAGGACGGGACTCTTAGCGGTAAAGCTAATGTTCAAGTCTTATCAGATTTTACTTCACAACGAGCTAAAACTAAGATTGTAAAAGTTGCCTTAATAATTCAAGATCCCATTATTCCTCAGTTTGGGAATAAAAGACTTCACGAAAAGTGGAATTGGACAGACCCAAATGTTATGGTTGAACAGATTCTAGATGAGTTTAAAAAAGCTAGTGATAGTACGGTTATTTTCCAAATTGTAGAAAGGCATGAAGATCAAAATATATTTACTAAAATTGACAGCTCTTACATGACAATTAATGATTTAGCTTATTATTTCCAGGATAACTATCACTTATATACAGAGTTGAAAAACATTGCCGAGACACAAGGAAGAATACATTACGATTATAATGGGATGATTGACTTTTATAATCTAGATACAAAAAGAAATAATGGTGAGATTGATGAAGTTTGGGTTTATGCTTTTCCTTTTGCTGGGATGTATGAATCAATATTGGCAGGACCTGGCGCCTTTTGGTGGAACGCACCTCCGTTATCTCATCCTGGATTGCAAAAAACATTATCTATTATGGGCTGGAACTATGAACGAGGTGTAGCAGAAGCTATGCATAGTGTTGGCCACCGTGTCGAAAGTGCAATGTGGCATGCATTTGGCCGCTGGGATAATAAGGCTGCTAACCCTAATATGTGGGAGTTATTTACTAGAATTGACAAGGATGTTCCAGGCAAAGCTAATGTTGGTAATATACACTTTCCACCAAATGGACAGTCGGATTACGATTATGGAAATCATAAAGTCGTAATAACATATGCTGATAATTGGAAAAGATACCCATATTTACTTAACCAATCCCGACAAGTAGATTGCAGTGAATGGGGTTGTTCACAACTAGGTTATATGAGATGGTGGTTCAGTCACCTGCCAAGATATGCTGGAGTTACAAATGGTATTCTTAATGATTGGTGGTATTATGCAATTGATTATTATGCTGCAGTTGACCTTGCTCAAAATACTCCAGTTGTTGATGTTGGAAAAAATGATATTGGCGAGATTCCCATGAATTATGAGTTGTATCAAAATTATCCAAATCCTTTTAACCCAACTACTACTATTCGTTTCACCATACCTGTCCAAACAAAAGTTAAAATTGTTATTTACGATACATTAGGAAGAATTGTAAAAGTTTTGTTAGATGAAGAAAAAATGCCAGGCACTTATAACTTAACTTGGGACGGAACAAATTTTCACAATCACAAAGTTGCAAGCGGTGTTTATCTCTATCGTATAATTACAAAAAGCTTCATCGAAACTAAAAAGTTAATTTTATTGAAATAA